The following proteins are co-located in the Fusobacteria bacterium ZRK30 genome:
- a CDS encoding lipopolysaccharide biosynthesis protein produces the protein MEILKEKYKNWDIYYLEDNKKLLDLGKGLADGRKIEVEKVYKESQRNYVAKIKFDDKYYVLKSPRNEYRIPQRRFFTRFKDGEVLTTLKNITNLRKKGLDIFANPLLAMTKRKKGVIIESYIILEYIDGENAGEKKDEAVELVKKMHSFKVYHGDFNPGNFVFDGDKLKVIDTQAKQYRFGEYRAHYDMLTMKMDSYREMEYPYKKDFWFYLALLLKKYKRNTIVEKIKKWKKKKRDQGWKI, from the coding sequence ATGGAGATTCTAAAAGAAAAATATAAAAATTGGGACATTTACTATTTAGAAGATAATAAAAAACTCTTAGATTTAGGGAAGGGTTTAGCTGACGGAAGAAAAATAGAGGTTGAAAAAGTATATAAAGAAAGTCAAAGGAATTATGTAGCTAAGATTAAATTTGATGATAAATATTATGTATTAAAATCGCCTAGAAATGAGTATAGAATTCCACAAAGAAGGTTTTTTACTAGATTTAAAGATGGCGAAGTGTTAACTACATTAAAAAATATAACTAATTTAAGAAAAAAAGGATTAGATATTTTTGCTAACCCTCTATTAGCTATGACCAAGAGAAAAAAAGGTGTAATAATAGAATCTTATATAATATTAGAGTATATAGACGGAGAAAACGCAGGCGAAAAAAAGGATGAAGCTGTAGAGTTGGTAAAAAAAATGCATAGTTTTAAAGTTTATCATGGAGATTTCAATCCCGGTAATTTTGTATTTGATGGAGATAAACTAAAAGTAATTGATACTCAAGCAAAACAATATCGTTTTGGAGAATACAGAGCTCATTATGATATGTTGACAATGAAAATGGATTCATATCGTGAAATGGAATATCCGTATAAAAAAGATTTCTGGTTTTATTTAGCTTTATTATTAAAAAAATATAAGAGAAATACTATTGTTGAAAAAATAAAAAAATGGAAGAAAAAGAAGAGAGATCAAGGGTGGAAGATATGA
- a CDS encoding glycosyltransferase family 9 protein produces the protein MKKILIVRFKQIGDSLLATPICESLRKTYPNARIDYVVYDHIGPLFEGHPAIDNVISITKEERKNPLKYIAKVWKVTRLKYDVIIDIMSTPKSELFTLLGRSAEYRIGRWKPKRGYTYTHSVKEPKVSRDKVDKFLHMLKPLEDAGIDIKYDTTYRVVLADNEKNMMKDRMIDAGVNFNKPIFAFAINSRRPEKIWNPENMKKLITIILEKYDAQGIFYYSPAEREFAKNMHRELEDREDIFSNIETKSIRELAMLLSNCDMFLGNEGGPRHIAQGLDIPSFAIFSPRAEKKEWLSNANDRHRGIEPNDILMELNIEELETSKEEYELITPERVLPIIDDMIGNYINKKY, from the coding sequence ATGAAAAAAATATTAATAGTAAGGTTTAAACAAATAGGGGATTCACTTTTAGCTACTCCCATATGTGAGTCGTTAAGAAAAACATATCCAAATGCCAGGATAGATTATGTAGTCTATGATCATATAGGACCTTTATTTGAGGGGCACCCTGCAATAGACAATGTAATATCCATAACTAAGGAAGAAAGAAAAAATCCTTTGAAATATATAGCTAAGGTATGGAAGGTAACCAGGCTAAAGTATGATGTTATAATAGATATTATGTCTACTCCTAAATCTGAATTATTTACACTATTGGGAAGATCAGCAGAATATCGTATAGGAAGGTGGAAACCCAAAAGAGGATATACTTATACTCATTCAGTGAAAGAGCCTAAGGTATCTCGTGATAAGGTAGATAAATTTTTACATATGCTAAAGCCATTGGAAGATGCTGGAATAGATATAAAATATGATACAACTTACAGGGTAGTATTGGCAGATAATGAAAAAAATATGATGAAGGACAGGATGATAGATGCCGGGGTAAATTTTAATAAGCCTATTTTTGCATTTGCTATAAACAGCAGAAGACCTGAAAAAATATGGAACCCTGAAAACATGAAAAAATTGATTACAATTATTTTGGAGAAATACGATGCCCAGGGAATATTTTATTATTCGCCGGCAGAGAGAGAATTTGCAAAAAATATGCACAGAGAATTAGAGGACAGAGAAGATATCTTTTCTAATATAGAGACTAAGTCTATAAGAGAGTTAGCTATGCTGCTTTCTAATTGCGATATGTTTTTAGGAAATGAAGGTGGTCCCAGGCATATAGCTCAAGGGCTTGATATACCTAGTTTTGCTATATTTTCACCCAGGGCAGAGAAGAAAGAGTGGCTGTCTAATGCCAATGATAGGCATCGTGGTATAGAACCAAATGATATTCTTATGGAACTGAATATAGAGGAGCTAGAAACTTCCAAAGAGGAATATGAGTTAATAACACCTGAAAGAGTTTTACCTATAATAGATGATATGATAGGCAACTATATAAATAAAAAATATTAA
- the waaF gene encoding lipopolysaccharide heptosyltransferase II — MKKILIIHTAFIGDIILSTPLIRKLKAKYIDEGCSITYVTTPAGASVLKNNPDLDEIIAYDKRGAHRGFKGLYLLGKRLNYKGFDEVIIPHRYLRSSILARLTGAPTRIGYDNASGGFLLTKKIPYDKSKHEVEKLLSFVELDNFTDDKLSLYPSEVEGQKIDEIWKKNNLDTKKIILVAPGSKWFTKRWPLEYFNELLKKLARKSEYRVVLIGGHEESMLNMYTDKNIINLMGKTSLLDVAELCRRSNVIVTNDSSPIHIASAFEKLHIIALFGATTKELGFFPWSKNSEVLENKELDCRPCGLHGGDRCPKGHFKCMLEIKPERVYERVVKSLKEKEENLN; from the coding sequence TTGAAAAAAATATTAATAATACATACGGCATTTATTGGAGATATAATTTTATCAACTCCTCTAATAAGAAAATTAAAGGCTAAGTATATAGATGAAGGGTGCAGTATAACCTATGTAACTACTCCAGCAGGAGCCAGTGTGTTGAAAAATAATCCGGATTTGGATGAGATCATAGCCTATGATAAAAGAGGGGCTCATAGAGGATTTAAGGGGCTTTATCTGCTAGGGAAAAGACTTAATTATAAGGGGTTTGATGAGGTGATAATTCCTCACAGATATTTGAGAAGTTCTATCCTAGCCAGATTGACTGGTGCTCCTACAAGAATTGGGTATGATAACGCCAGTGGAGGCTTTTTATTGACTAAAAAAATTCCTTACGATAAATCTAAGCATGAGGTAGAAAAATTATTGTCATTTGTAGAATTAGATAATTTCACCGATGATAAACTATCTCTTTATCCTAGTGAGGTAGAGGGACAAAAGATAGATGAGATCTGGAAAAAGAATAATTTAGACACGAAAAAAATAATTTTAGTTGCTCCTGGAAGTAAATGGTTCACCAAGAGGTGGCCGCTGGAATACTTCAACGAACTTCTAAAAAAGTTGGCAAGAAAAAGTGAATATAGAGTTGTCCTTATTGGGGGGCATGAAGAATCTATGCTTAATATGTATACGGACAAAAATATAATAAATTTGATGGGCAAAACGAGTCTTTTGGATGTAGCGGAACTTTGCAGGAGAAGTAATGTAATAGTTACCAATGACAGTTCACCTATCCACATAGCTTCAGCTTTTGAAAAGTTACATATAATAGCTCTTTTTGGAGCAACAACCAAGGAATTAGGGTTCTTTCCATGGTCGAAGAATTCAGAGGTACTGGAAAATAAAGAGTTAGACTGTAGACCTTGTGGGTTACATGGAGGCGATAGATGTCCTAAAGGACACTTTAAGTGTATGCTAGAGATTAAGCCGGAAAGAGTATATGAAAGAGTAGTTAAAAGTCTTAAAGAGAAAGAGGAAAATTTAAATTAA
- a CDS encoding lipopolysaccharide biosynthesis protein has protein sequence MKIKKSNDMIIYYREDKYLKILDDLENLKVEKVFKDDNRSKVSLFTFEGEKLVFKVPREKNSRKWQRFLSIFRGSESYREFIQAEKIYKAGLLTYRPILAFERKRDGFVVDSYFVCEYLSGETGSIKHLEVIKNELDKIHESGYLHGDSQLVNFIIDNKHVYIIDSKFSKNKYGKFGARYEYIYLEESCPREIEYEKDDIYYRGAKGLNNLLHWWGRTKKKLKGKK, from the coding sequence ATGAAAATAAAAAAAAGTAATGATATGATTATTTATTATAGAGAGGATAAGTATTTAAAAATATTGGATGATTTAGAAAATTTAAAGGTAGAAAAGGTATTTAAAGATGATAATAGGAGTAAAGTTAGTTTATTTACTTTTGAAGGCGAGAAATTAGTCTTTAAAGTTCCGAGAGAAAAAAACAGCCGTAAATGGCAAAGGTTTCTGTCTATCTTTAGAGGTTCGGAATCTTATCGTGAATTTATACAGGCAGAAAAGATATATAAGGCAGGGCTGCTGACATACAGACCAATCTTAGCCTTTGAAAGAAAAAGAGATGGTTTTGTGGTAGACTCTTATTTTGTATGTGAATATCTTTCCGGGGAAACAGGGTCGATAAAACATTTAGAGGTTATTAAAAATGAGCTGGATAAGATCCATGAATCTGGATATTTACACGGCGATTCCCAGCTGGTTAATTTTATTATTGATAACAAACATGTCTATATTATAGATTCAAAGTTTTCAAAAAATAAATATGGGAAATTTGGAGCCAGGTATGAATATATCTATTTAGAAGAGAGCTGCCCCAGAGAGATAGAGTATGAAAAAGATGATATTTATTATAGGGGAGCGAAAGGTTTAAATAATTTACTTCATTGGTGGGGAAGAACAAAGAAAAAGCTAAAGGGAAAAAAATAA
- a CDS encoding LTA synthase family protein encodes MVKKGILKSFVIQYILILITLCFTRVWFLNVNNDSTLTWEEIFKGFYIGVKFDASIGGMIMAVLLLLFLLSRVIPLKKIWFKISMGIYGILMLITIFFSAGNAYYYREFETQLDASIFEYAGDTEIYGNMGAIFNLPLIYSLICILTIINLCLSYKNLKEVYLTDRLGKVKKNIFIFIVLILVVFIGIRGLQNRPRNVEHGFFSKKNLANQMTQNGMLSLIHSIDRQREFKNIDMKKLEFFDNDELIKRSRELVGTENNEFLSDQNPLLRITDTKNPLKNKNVVLIIAESFSGQYIGALGHNDPDLAPYFSELSKKGVLFTSFYGNGTRTRNGVLSTNVSFPVQVGRDLMRDPAVQKPFYGLPRILKDRGYNTNFYHGSRLNFDNMQGVLLTNGMDNFTGKKDFPKEITSKYHWGAPDTVLFNRSAKEIKKLKEPFFAEILTISNHSPFEIPKEYDRLEEYRAKYGHRDENPDNDTSEMLRYSAFRYADTALKQFFEKIKDESWYMDTLFVVVSDHPVKGLHNNIPMLLYTPDGSLKPQKVDSVGAQVDILPTIMGYLGGSYKNASWGKDLLNAKDGERMAYTKSPKEFEKAVIMYKDYYYEKNGRNFTLRDRKTLKNIDSKGKEKDIEKMEDFIKLHLQLSETMVRKRSFADVDDDMSLKDLKVVKNKSEKKK; translated from the coding sequence ATGGTAAAAAAAGGAATATTAAAGAGTTTTGTAATACAATATATTTTAATATTGATTACCTTATGTTTTACAAGAGTTTGGTTTTTAAACGTAAATAATGATAGTACTTTGACATGGGAAGAAATTTTTAAAGGATTTTATATAGGAGTTAAGTTTGATGCATCTATCGGTGGAATGATAATGGCAGTTTTACTTTTATTATTTTTATTATCCAGGGTAATACCGTTAAAAAAAATATGGTTTAAAATCTCCATGGGAATCTATGGAATTTTAATGTTGATAACAATATTTTTTTCAGCAGGAAATGCTTATTATTACAGGGAATTTGAGACTCAGCTAGATGCATCTATCTTTGAATATGCAGGAGATACTGAGATATATGGAAATATGGGAGCCATTTTTAATTTGCCACTTATATACAGTTTAATATGTATACTGACAATAATAAACCTATGTCTGTCTTATAAAAATTTAAAAGAAGTCTATTTAACTGACAGGCTGGGAAAGGTAAAGAAGAATATATTTATTTTTATAGTTTTAATTTTAGTTGTATTTATTGGAATAAGAGGATTACAGAATAGACCTAGAAATGTAGAACATGGATTCTTTTCTAAGAAAAATTTAGCAAACCAGATGACACAAAATGGTATGCTGTCTCTGATCCATTCAATAGACAGGCAGAGAGAATTTAAAAATATCGATATGAAAAAATTAGAATTTTTTGATAACGATGAGTTGATTAAAAGAAGCAGGGAATTAGTGGGAACTGAAAATAATGAATTTTTAAGTGATCAAAATCCTCTGCTTAGAATTACAGATACAAAAAATCCACTGAAAAATAAAAATGTAGTTCTGATCATAGCTGAAAGTTTTTCAGGACAATATATAGGAGCACTTGGGCATAATGATCCTGATTTGGCACCTTATTTTAGTGAATTATCTAAAAAAGGAGTCTTGTTTACCAGCTTCTATGGAAATGGTACAAGAACAAGAAATGGTGTATTGTCTACCAATGTGTCTTTCCCGGTACAGGTAGGAAGAGATCTGATGCGTGATCCGGCTGTGCAAAAACCATTTTATGGTCTGCCTAGAATATTAAAAGACAGAGGTTATAACACTAATTTTTATCATGGATCCAGATTGAACTTTGATAATATGCAGGGAGTTCTTCTGACTAACGGGATGGATAATTTTACCGGAAAAAAAGATTTTCCCAAAGAAATAACTTCCAAATATCACTGGGGTGCACCGGATACAGTATTGTTTAACAGGAGTGCTAAAGAGATAAAAAAATTAAAGGAACCATTCTTTGCTGAGATACTTACTATATCCAATCATAGTCCATTTGAAATACCAAAGGAATATGACAGGCTGGAGGAGTATAGAGCAAAGTATGGACACAGAGATGAAAACCCAGACAATGATACTTCAGAGATGTTAAGGTATAGTGCATTTAGATATGCTGATACAGCACTTAAACAATTCTTTGAAAAAATAAAAGATGAATCTTGGTATATGGATACACTTTTTGTGGTTGTATCAGATCATCCGGTGAAAGGGTTGCATAATAATATTCCAATGCTGCTTTATACACCAGACGGGTCATTGAAACCTCAGAAGGTAGATAGTGTAGGAGCACAGGTAGATATCCTTCCTACTATTATGGGTTATTTAGGCGGATCATATAAGAATGCGTCATGGGGAAAAGATCTGCTCAACGCAAAAGACGGTGAGAGGATGGCTTATACAAAATCTCCTAAGGAATTTGAAAAAGCAGTAATTATGTATAAAGATTATTACTATGAAAAAAATGGAAGAAATTTTACCCTTAGAGATAGGAAAACATTAAAAAATATAGATTCTAAAGGGAAAGAAAAAGATATAGAAAAGATGGAAGACTTCATAAAATTACACCTGCAGTTATCAGAAACTATGGTTAGAAAGAGAAGTTTTGCAGATGTAGATGATGATATGTCGTTAAAAGATTTAAAAGTTGTTAAGAATAAGTCGGAAAAGAAAAAATAG